In Mus caroli chromosome 9, CAROLI_EIJ_v1.1, whole genome shotgun sequence, a single window of DNA contains:
- the Skor1 gene encoding SKI family transcriptional corepressor 1 isoform X2 encodes MALLCGLGSGGMEALTTQLGPGREGSSSPNSKQELQPYSGSSALKPNQVGETSLYGVPIVSLVIDGQERLCLAQISNTLLKNYSYNEIHNRRVALGITCVQCTPVQLEILRRAGAMPISSRRCGMITKREAERLCKSFLGEHKPPKLPENFAFDVVHECAWGSRGSFIPARYNSSRAKCIKCGYCSMYFSPNKFIFHSHRTPDAKYTQPDAANFNSWRRHLKLSDKSATDELSHAWEDVKAMFNGGTRKRTFSLQGGGGGGANSGSGGAGKGGAGGSGGPGCGSEMAPGPPPHKSLRCGEDEAAGPPGPPPPHPQRALGLAAAASGPAGPGGPGGSAGVRSYPVIPVPSKGFGLLQKLPPPLFPHPYGFPTAFGLCPKKDDPVLVAGEPKGGPGTGSSGGAGTAAGAGGPGAGHLPPGAGPGPGGGTMFWGHQPSGAAKDAAAVAAAAAAATVYPTFPMFWPAAGSLPVPPYPAAQSQAKAVAAAVAAAAAAAAAAAGGGGPESLDGAEPAKEGSLGTEERCPSALSRGPLDEDGADEALPPSLGPLPPPPPPPARKSSYVSAFRPVVKDAESIAKLYGSAREAYGSGPARGPVPGTGTGGGYVSPDFLSEGSSSYHSASPDVDTADEPEVDVESNRFPDEEGAQDDTEPSAPSTGGGPDGDQPAGPPSVTSSGADGPTDSADGDSPRPRRRLGPPPAIRSAFGDLVADDVVRRTERSPPSGGYELREPCGPLGGPGAAKVYAPERDEHVKSTAAAAALGPAASYLCTPETHEPDKEDNHSTTADDLETRKSFSDQRSVSQPSPANTDRGEDGLTLDVTGTQLVEKDIENLAREELQKLLLEQMELRKKLEREFQSLKDNFQDQMKRELAYREEMVQQLQIVRDTLCNELDQERKARYAIQQKLKEAHDALHHFSCKMLTPRHCTGNCSFKPPLLP; translated from the exons ATGGCattgctgtgtggccttgg GAGCGGCGGCATGGAGGCTCTCACCACTCAGCTGGGGCCGGGACGCGAGGGCAGCTCCTCTCCCAACTCCAAGCAAGAGCTGCAGCCCTACTCGGGATCCAGCGCCCTTAAACCCAACCAGGTGGGCGAGACGTCGCTGTACGGGGTACCCATCGTGTCGCTGGTCATTGATGGGCAGGAGCGCCTGTGCCTAGCCCAGATCTCCAACACCCTGCTCAAAAACTACAGCTACAATGAGATCCACAACCGCCGCGTGGCCCTGGGCATCACATGCGTGCAGTGCACGCCGGTGCAGCTGGAGATACTGCGTCGGGCCGGGGCCATGCCCATCTCCTCTCGCCGCTGCGGTATGATCACAAAACGAGAGGCCGAACGCCTGTGCAAGTCGTTCCTGGGCGAGCACAAGCCCCCCAAACTGCCCGAGAACTTCGCCTTTGACGTGGTGCACGAGTGCGCGTGGGGCTCTCGGGGCAGCTTCATTCCTGCCCGTTACAACAGCTCTCGTGCTAAGTGCATCAAGTGCGGCTACTGCAGCATGTATTTCTCCCCCAACAAGTTCATCTTCCATTCGCACCGCACACCCGACGCCAAGTACACTCAGCCCGACGCCGCCAACTTTAACTCGTGGCGTCGGCACCTCAAACTCAGTGACAAGTCGGCCACCGACGAACTGAGCCACGCTTGGGAGGACGTCAAGGCTATGTTTAATGGCGGTACGCGCAAGCGGACCTTCTCCCTGCAAGGGGGCGGCGGAGGCGGCGCTAATAGCGGGTCTGGTGGTGCAGGGAAGGGCGGCGCTGGTGGCAGTGGCGGTCCAGGGTGCGGCTCAGAGATGGCCCCAGGCCCACCGCCCCACAAAAGTCTGCGCTGCGGTGAAGACGAGGCGGCTGGGCCTCCCGGGCCACCTCCACCGCATCCGCAGCGCGCACTTGGCCTGGCGGCGGCAGCTAGTGGCCCTGCAGGACCTGGAGGACCTGGGGGCAGCGCAGGGGTTCGCAGCTACCCGGTGATTCCAGTGCCCAGCAAAGGTTTTGGCCTCTTGCAAAAGCTGCCCCCGCCTCTTTTCCCGCATCCTTACGGTTTCCCCACAGCATTCGGCCTATGTCCCAAAAAGGACGACCCAGTGTTGGTCGCCGGAGAACCCAAGGGAGGCCCTGGCACCGGGAGCAGTGGGGGCGCTGGAACCGCCGCGGGTGCCGGTGGCCCGGGAGCTGGCCACTTGCCTCCAGGAGCAGGGCCCGGCCCTGGTGGCGGCACAATGTTCTGGGGACATCAACCTTCCGGCGCAGCCAAGGACGCAGCGGCGGTAGCTGCGGCAGCTGCCGCCGCCACTGTATACCCGACGTTTCCCATGTTCTGGCCAGCAGCCGGGAGCCTCCCGGTGCCTCCTTACCCGGCCGCTCAGAGCCAAGCTAAGGCCGTAGCGGCCGCGGTGGCTGCGGCTGCTGctgcagcggcggcggcggctggcGGGGGCGGTCCTGAGTCTTTGGACGGTGCCGAGCCAGCTAAAGAGGGCAGCCTCGGTACGGAGGAGCGCTGCCCGAGCGCTCTATCCCGCGGGCCCCTGGATGAGGACGGTGCGGACGAGGCGCTGCCACCGTCTCTGGGTCCCCTGCCCCCTCCGCCACCGCCACCTGCTCGCAAAAGCTCCTACGTGTCAGCCTTCCGACCCGTAGTCAAGGACGCAGAGAGCATCGCTAAGCTCTATGGCAGCGCGCGCGAGGCCTATGGCTCCGGACCTGCTCGCGGGCCAGTGCCCGGCACGGGGACCGGAGGGGGCTACGTGAGCCCGGACTTTCTGAGCGAGGGCAGCTCCAGCTATCATTCTGCCTCGCCCGACGTGGACACCGCGGACGAGCCGGAGGTGGACGTAGAGTCCAACCGCTTCCCCGACGAGGAGGGAGCCCAGGACGACACCGAGCCCAGCGCACCCAGCACGGGAGGTGGCCCAGACGGCGACCAGCCTGCTGGGCCCCCATCTGTCACATCCTCAGGTGCAGACGGCCCCACAGACTCTGCGGATGGCGATAGTCCTCGCCCTCGCCGTCGCCTTGGGCCACCGCCCGCTATCAGATCCGCATTCGGGGACCTGGTGGCCGATGATGTGGTGCGGAGAACTGAGCGGAGCCCACCAAGCGGTGGCTATGAGCTGCGAGAGCCTTGCGGGCCCCTAGGAGGCCCCGGGGCGGCCAAG GTGTATGCGCCTGAAAGGGACGAACACGTGAAGAgtacggcggcggcggcggcgctggGGCCCGCGGCCTCTTACCTCTGCACCCCAGAGACCCACG agccagataaggaagacAATCACTCGACGACAGCCGACGACTTGGAAACCAGAAAATCCTTTTCAGACCAAAGGAGTGTCTCCCAGCCAAGCCCTGCAAATACAGATCGAG GTGAGGATGGGCTCACTTTGGATGTCACAGGAACTCAACTGGTGGAGAAAGATATCGAGAACCTGGCCAGAG AAGAATTGCAGAAATTGCTTCTGGAGCAAATGGAGCTTCGGAAGAAGCTGGAGCGGGAATTCCAGAGTCTCAAAG ATAATTTTCAGGATCAAATGAAGAGGGAATTGGCTTATCGGGAAGAAATGGTGCAACAGCTGCAAATTGTCAGAG ATACCTTGTGTAACGAACTGGACCAGGAGAGGAAGGCCCGCTATGCCATCCAGCAGAAATTAAAAG AAGCTCACGACGCCCTGCACCACTTCTCCTGCAAGATGCTGACACCCCGGCACTGCACCGGCAACTGCTCCTTCAAGCCTCCGCTGCTGCCCTAG